Proteins encoded together in one Microtus ochrogaster isolate Prairie Vole_2 unplaced genomic scaffold, MicOch1.0 UNK17, whole genome shotgun sequence window:
- the Kcne5 gene encoding potassium voltage-gated channel subfamily E regulatory beta subunit 5 encodes MNCSESQRLQTLLNRLLLELHHRGNASGLGVGPGPSMGMGVVPDPFVGREVTNAKGNDAYLYILLIMIFYACLAGGLILAYTRSRKLVEAKDEPPLACVAEQEWVPAASADPENGQGLLAVGGRQLAPGALPLIAQGDERV; translated from the coding sequence ATGAACTGCAGCGAGAGCCAACGGCTGCAAACCCTCTTGAACCGCCTGCTGCTGGAGCTGCACCATCGGGGCAACGCCAGCGGCCTGGGTGTCGGCCCGGGCCCGAGTATGGGCATGGGGGTCGTGCCTGACCCCTTTGTGGGCCGCGAGGTGACCAACGCCAAGGGCAACGATGCTTATCTCTACATCCTGCTCATCATGATCTTCTATGCCTGCCTAGCCGGAGGCCTCATCCTGGCCTACACCCGCTCCCGCAAGCTCGTCGAGGCCAAGGATGAGCCACCCCTGGCCTGCGTTGCTGAACAGGAATGGGTCCCCGCCGCCTCCGCAGACCCGGAGAATGGtcagggcttgctggctgtgggcgGCCGCCAGCTCGCACCGGGGGCGCTGCCTCTGATAGCCCAGGGCGATGAGCGGGTCTAG